The following coding sequences are from one Onychostoma macrolepis isolate SWU-2019 chromosome 24, ASM1243209v1, whole genome shotgun sequence window:
- the nck1b gene encoding cytoplasmic protein NCK1 isoform X3, producing MYRIGKVKRKTGMRETASNADSDFYPDNGERLYDLNLPALVKFSYTAEREDELSLVKGTRVIVMEKCSDGWWRGSYSGRSGWFPSNYVTEDADGSASNDSAGLSDKLAAVVPSANGNRVLHTVQALYPFSSGNDEELNFEKGEVMDVVEKPENDPEWWKCRKADGQMGLVPKNYVTVLQESHNSASMAGPPTPDCDYIEPSSSGRFAGKQWYYGKVTRHQAEVALNQRGTEGDFLIRDSESSPNDFSISLKAQSKNKHFKVQLKDNLYCIGQRKFNSMEELVEHYKKAPIFTSEQGDKLYLVKAMAAS from the exons GAATCGGCAAGGTGAAACGGAAGACAGGCATGCGTGAAACGGCCTCCAACGCGGACTCTGACTTCTACCCGGACAATGGCGAACGTCTGTATGACCTAAACCTTCCTGCACTAGTCAAATTCAGCTACACGGCCGAGCGGGAAGATGAATTGTCATTGGTTAAGGGCACAAGGGTCATCGTCATGGAGAAGTGCAGTGATGGCTGGTGGAGGGGGAGCTACAGCGGCCGTTCAGGATGGTTTCCATCCAACTACGTGACGGAGGATGCAGATGGATCGGCGAGCAATGACTCCGCCGGCTTGTCGGATAAATTGGCTGCTGTTGTTCCTAGTGCGAACGGCAACCGGGTGCTGCACACAGTACAGGCACTCTACCCGTTCAGCTCGGGCAACGACGAAGAGCTGAACTTTGAGAAGGGGGAGGTTATGGATGTTGTGGAGAAGCCAGAAAACGACCCCGAGTGGTGGAAGTGTCGCAAAGCCGACGGGCAGATGGGACTTGTGCCGAAGAACTACGTGACTGTTCTGCAGGAGTCGCACAACTCAGCCAGCATGGCCGGGCCGCCCACACCTGACTGTGACTACATTGAGCCTTCATCCAGTGGACGCTTCGCTGGCAAGCAGTGGTACTACGGGAAGGTGACACGTCATCAGGCAGAGGTGGCACTCAACCAGAGGGGCACAGAGGGAGACTTCCTTATCCGGGACAGTGAGTCCTCA CCCAATGACTTTTCAATATCGCTGAAAGCTCAGTCCAAAAACAAGCATTTCAAAGTCCAACTGAAGGACAACCTGTACTGCATTGGACAACGCAAGTTTAACTCAATGGAGGAGTTGGTGGAACACTACAAAAAGGCGCCTATCTTCACCAGCGAACAGGGTGACAAACTCTACCTGGTCAAGGCTATGGCTGCCTCCTGA
- the nck1b gene encoding cytoplasmic protein NCK1 isoform X2, with protein sequence MDMANLFKHFFRIGKVKRKTGMRETASNADSDFYPDNGERLYDLNLPALVKFSYTAEREDELSLVKGTRVIVMEKCSDGWWRGSYSGRSGWFPSNYVTEDADGSASNDSAGLSDKLAAVVPSANGNRVLHTVQALYPFSSGNDEELNFEKGEVMDVVEKPENDPEWWKCRKADGQMGLVPKNYVTVLQESHNSASMAGPPTPDCDYIEPSSSGRFAGKQWYYGKVTRHQAEVALNQRGTEGDFLIRDSESSPNDFSISLKAQSKNKHFKVQLKDNLYCIGQRKFNSMEELVEHYKKAPIFTSEQGDKLYLVKAMAAS encoded by the exons GAATCGGCAAGGTGAAACGGAAGACAGGCATGCGTGAAACGGCCTCCAACGCGGACTCTGACTTCTACCCGGACAATGGCGAACGTCTGTATGACCTAAACCTTCCTGCACTAGTCAAATTCAGCTACACGGCCGAGCGGGAAGATGAATTGTCATTGGTTAAGGGCACAAGGGTCATCGTCATGGAGAAGTGCAGTGATGGCTGGTGGAGGGGGAGCTACAGCGGCCGTTCAGGATGGTTTCCATCCAACTACGTGACGGAGGATGCAGATGGATCGGCGAGCAATGACTCCGCCGGCTTGTCGGATAAATTGGCTGCTGTTGTTCCTAGTGCGAACGGCAACCGGGTGCTGCACACAGTACAGGCACTCTACCCGTTCAGCTCGGGCAACGACGAAGAGCTGAACTTTGAGAAGGGGGAGGTTATGGATGTTGTGGAGAAGCCAGAAAACGACCCCGAGTGGTGGAAGTGTCGCAAAGCCGACGGGCAGATGGGACTTGTGCCGAAGAACTACGTGACTGTTCTGCAGGAGTCGCACAACTCAGCCAGCATGGCCGGGCCGCCCACACCTGACTGTGACTACATTGAGCCTTCATCCAGTGGACGCTTCGCTGGCAAGCAGTGGTACTACGGGAAGGTGACACGTCATCAGGCAGAGGTGGCACTCAACCAGAGGGGCACAGAGGGAGACTTCCTTATCCGGGACAGTGAGTCCTCA CCCAATGACTTTTCAATATCGCTGAAAGCTCAGTCCAAAAACAAGCATTTCAAAGTCCAACTGAAGGACAACCTGTACTGCATTGGACAACGCAAGTTTAACTCAATGGAGGAGTTGGTGGAACACTACAAAAAGGCGCCTATCTTCACCAGCGAACAGGGTGACAAACTCTACCTGGTCAAGGCTATGGCTGCCTCCTGA